A genomic segment from Bradyrhizobium sp. CB1015 encodes:
- a CDS encoding OmpA family protein, with translation MPPPPRPQQRDLTPLAIGAGVVAGAVIGATIADLHNQRREVVEGGRTVYTEPDRIIIRDPGGQAYVRGNDLYRFRYGARDIRTDTVGGETRTVVIRPDGSEIITVVGPDGSLLRRIRRDPRGREIVIIDNTYRDPRAVGGFYVDVPPPVVSIPYDRYIVDAQEAPPEVIYETMRAPPVQRIDRRYSLEEIRYSPNVRMQMPSIDVNTINFETGSWTIPPDQAARLQVIADGINQALQANPQEVFLIEGHTDAVGNEVDNLSLSDRRAQAAAELLTQQFGVPAENLTSQGYGEQYLKEQTQGPSLINRRVTVRRITPLLNGGQANAAPPPRQ, from the coding sequence TTGCCGCCGCCGCCGCGTCCGCAACAGCGTGACCTGACGCCGCTCGCGATCGGTGCCGGCGTGGTGGCCGGCGCCGTGATCGGCGCCACCATCGCCGATCTCCATAACCAGCGACGCGAGGTCGTCGAAGGCGGCCGCACCGTCTACACCGAGCCGGACCGCATCATCATCCGCGATCCGGGCGGGCAGGCCTATGTCCGCGGCAACGATCTCTATCGCTTCCGCTACGGCGCCCGCGACATCCGCACCGACACCGTCGGCGGCGAGACCCGCACCGTCGTGATCCGTCCCGATGGCAGCGAGATCATCACTGTGGTCGGGCCGGACGGCTCGCTGCTGCGTCGTATCCGCAGAGACCCGCGCGGACGCGAGATCGTGATCATCGACAACACCTACCGCGATCCGCGGGCGGTCGGCGGCTTCTACGTCGACGTGCCGCCGCCGGTGGTCAGCATTCCCTACGATCGCTACATCGTCGACGCCCAGGAGGCGCCGCCGGAGGTGATCTACGAAACGATGCGGGCTCCGCCGGTGCAGCGGATCGATCGGCGCTACTCGCTCGAGGAGATCCGCTACAGCCCGAATGTTCGCATGCAGATGCCGAGCATCGACGTCAACACGATCAACTTCGAGACCGGATCGTGGACCATTCCGCCGGATCAGGCGGCGCGGCTTCAAGTGATCGCCGACGGCATCAACCAGGCGCTCCAGGCCAATCCGCAGGAGGTGTTCCTGATCGAGGGCCACACCGATGCGGTCGGCAACGAGGTCGACAATCTGTCGCTGTCAGACCGCCGCGCGCAGGCCGCAGCCGAATTGCTGACGCAGCAATTCGGTGTGCCCGCGGAGAACCTGACGTCGCAGGGCTATGGCGAGCAGTATCTGAAGGAGCAGACGCAAGGCCCGAGCCTGATCAACCGGCGCGTCACCGTCCGCCGCATCACGCCGTTGCTCAATGGCGGCCAGGCCAATGCGGCGCCTCCGCCGCGCCAGTAA
- a CDS encoding ABC transporter ATP-binding protein/permease: MHKPAATREQGKKPPIIDIKDENGDNVTPPPPELVEPDPELSPEEAEQVRKDYLLTRFWISARGFWGRNGDRLAWPLSIGLGLLIVLTVGFQYGINVWNRAIFDAIEKRDAASVFHLTAMFFPLAIGSIVLAVVQVFARMGIQRRWRAWLTASVLTRWLKNGRYYQLNLVGGDHDNPEYRIAEDLRIATDAPVDFIAGVTSALLSAATFIVVLWTIGGALTVTLGGASVTIPGFLVIAAILYAAIASGSITVIGRRFVQVSEDKNQAEADFRYTLTRVRENGESIALLGGEEEERDGIDRNFSSVLRQWARLAGQHMRTTLVSQGSSLVAPVVPLLLCAPKFLDGSMTLGQVMQAASAFTIVQSAFGWLVDNYPRLADWNACARRIASLMLSLDGLERAEQGDGLGRIQRGETHNEAMLELHDLSVTLDDGTAVVGETEVVIEPGERLLVAGESGTGKSTLVRAIAGLWPWGDGSVNLHPDRRLFMLPQRPYVPTGSLRRAVAYPGAAEDWTVEEIGEVLHKVGLKHLKEKIEEEGPWDQTLSGGEKQRLAFARLLLHKPDIVVLDEATSALDEKSQDKMMKMVTDELPKATIVSVAHRAELEAFHSRKIVLERRKGGAKLVSDIDLIPPKGRRRLLGRFLRQRKAPKKAA, from the coding sequence TCCGCAAGGATTATCTGCTGACGCGGTTCTGGATCAGCGCCCGCGGTTTCTGGGGCCGCAACGGCGACCGCCTTGCCTGGCCGCTCTCGATCGGTCTCGGCCTGCTGATCGTGCTGACGGTCGGCTTCCAATACGGCATCAATGTCTGGAATCGCGCGATCTTCGACGCCATCGAGAAGCGCGATGCGGCAAGTGTCTTCCATCTCACCGCAATGTTCTTCCCGCTCGCGATCGGCAGCATCGTGCTCGCAGTCGTGCAGGTGTTCGCGCGCATGGGCATCCAGCGACGCTGGCGCGCCTGGCTGACCGCGAGCGTGCTGACGCGGTGGCTCAAGAACGGCCGCTACTACCAGCTCAATCTCGTCGGCGGCGATCACGACAATCCCGAATACCGGATCGCGGAGGATCTGCGGATTGCGACCGACGCGCCGGTCGATTTCATTGCTGGCGTCACCTCGGCGCTGCTGTCGGCCGCGACCTTCATCGTCGTGCTCTGGACCATCGGCGGCGCGCTGACCGTCACGCTCGGCGGCGCGTCGGTGACTATTCCCGGCTTCCTCGTGATCGCCGCGATCCTCTATGCCGCGATCGCATCCGGATCGATCACGGTGATCGGCCGGCGCTTCGTGCAGGTCTCGGAGGACAAGAACCAGGCCGAGGCCGACTTCCGCTACACGCTGACACGCGTGCGCGAGAACGGCGAGAGCATCGCCCTGCTCGGCGGCGAGGAGGAGGAGCGCGACGGCATCGACCGCAACTTCAGCAGCGTCTTGCGGCAATGGGCGCGGCTTGCCGGCCAGCACATGCGCACCACGCTGGTGTCGCAAGGATCGAGCCTCGTTGCGCCGGTCGTGCCGCTTCTGCTCTGCGCGCCAAAATTCCTCGACGGGAGCATGACGCTGGGGCAGGTGATGCAGGCGGCCTCGGCCTTCACCATCGTGCAGAGCGCGTTCGGCTGGCTGGTCGACAATTATCCGCGGCTCGCCGACTGGAACGCCTGCGCGCGCCGCATCGCCTCGCTGATGTTGTCGCTTGACGGCCTCGAGCGCGCCGAGCAGGGCGACGGCCTCGGCCGCATCCAGCGCGGCGAGACACACAATGAGGCGATGCTGGAGCTGCACGATCTCTCCGTCACGCTCGATGACGGCACCGCGGTGGTCGGCGAAACCGAAGTTGTGATCGAGCCCGGCGAGCGGCTCCTGGTCGCCGGCGAATCCGGCACCGGCAAGAGCACGCTGGTGCGCGCCATTGCGGGGCTATGGCCATGGGGCGACGGAAGCGTCAATCTCCATCCCGACCGGCGGCTGTTCATGTTGCCGCAGCGGCCCTACGTACCCACGGGATCGTTGCGTCGCGCCGTCGCCTATCCCGGGGCCGCAGAGGATTGGACCGTCGAGGAAATCGGGGAAGTCCTGCACAAGGTCGGACTCAAGCATCTCAAGGAGAAGATCGAGGAGGAAGGCCCCTGGGACCAGACGCTGTCGGGCGGCGAGAAGCAGCGTCTCGCCTTCGCGCGGCTGCTGCTGCACAAGCCCGACATTGTTGTGCTCGATGAAGCGACCTCGGCGCTCGACGAGAAAAGCCAGGACAAGATGATGAAAATGGTCACCGACGAACTGCCGAAGGCGACCATCGTCAGCGTCGCGCATCGCGCCGAGCTGGAAGCCTTTCACAGCCGCAAGATCGTACTGGAGCGCCGCAAGGGCGGCGCCAAGCTCGTCAGCGATATCGATCTGATTCCGCCCAAGGGCAGGCGCCGGCTGCTCGGGCGATTCTTGCGGCAGCGCAAGGCTCCAAAGAAGGCGGCGTGA
- a CDS encoding FkbM family methyltransferase: MTSDNAPSSAPFGAFAPNAAQAAIIRLAQRSGLKRGAFRPWMSRLVNLLRSGPVDVQYQGASFRFYHQGSATERGALFNPDYNLDELDFLRQHTPADGTFVDVGANVGTFALVMARQVGPSGKVVAIEPHPLTFARLSFNHVASKAPQVRLVQAAAGDSDGELMIESGGGNLGATHVVTGKASVEAIKVPSLRLVRILEEAGVGQVDSLKIDVEGFEDRVLIGFFRDATQSLWPRAVVIEHLSQNEWQQDCIADMVGRGFTIVRKTRSNTFLSR; encoded by the coding sequence TTGACGTCAGACAATGCCCCTTCGTCCGCGCCGTTCGGCGCGTTCGCGCCCAATGCGGCGCAGGCCGCAATCATCCGCCTCGCTCAACGATCCGGGCTGAAGCGCGGCGCGTTCCGGCCCTGGATGTCGCGGCTGGTCAACCTGCTGCGCAGCGGCCCTGTCGACGTGCAATATCAGGGCGCCTCGTTCCGTTTCTATCACCAGGGCAGCGCGACCGAGCGCGGCGCGCTGTTCAATCCCGACTACAATCTCGACGAGCTCGACTTCCTGCGCCAGCACACCCCGGCGGACGGCACGTTCGTCGATGTCGGCGCCAATGTCGGCACTTTTGCACTGGTGATGGCGCGGCAAGTCGGGCCGTCCGGAAAAGTGGTGGCGATCGAGCCGCATCCGCTGACCTTCGCACGGCTCTCATTCAACCACGTCGCGTCGAAGGCGCCGCAGGTGCGCCTCGTGCAGGCCGCCGCGGGCGACAGCGACGGCGAGCTGATGATCGAGAGCGGCGGCGGCAATCTCGGCGCCACCCACGTCGTCACCGGCAAGGCGAGTGTCGAAGCCATCAAGGTGCCGTCGCTGCGCTTGGTGCGCATTCTGGAGGAGGCCGGCGTCGGCCAGGTCGATTCGCTCAAGATCGACGTCGAGGGCTTTGAGGACCGCGTGCTGATCGGCTTCTTCCGCGACGCGACGCAGTCGCTGTGGCCACGCGCGGTGGTGATCGAGCATCTGTCACAAAACGAATGGCAGCAGGATTGTATTGCCGACATGGTCGGACGCGGCTTTACGATCGTGCGCAAGACACGAAGCAATACGTTTCTGTCCCGCTGA
- a CDS encoding VOC family protein, translating into MIDHLGFSVSDYERAKAFYAKALAPLGYSLIMEVTAEQTGHAAAAGFGAEGKPDFWIGGEGAMNKPVHIAIRAKDRATVDAFYKTAMAAGGRDNGPPGIRPHYHANYYGAFVLDPDGHNIEAVCHTPE; encoded by the coding sequence ATGATCGATCATTTGGGTTTCTCCGTCTCCGACTATGAGCGCGCCAAGGCGTTCTATGCGAAGGCGCTGGCGCCGCTCGGCTACAGTCTGATCATGGAAGTCACGGCCGAGCAGACCGGTCACGCTGCCGCCGCAGGCTTCGGCGCCGAGGGCAAGCCCGATTTCTGGATCGGCGGCGAAGGCGCGATGAACAAGCCGGTGCATATCGCCATCCGCGCCAAGGACCGCGCCACGGTCGATGCGTTCTACAAGACGGCGATGGCAGCCGGCGGCCGCGACAACGGCCCGCCCGGCATCCGCCCGCATTATCACGCGAACTATTACGGCGCCTTCGTGCTCGATCCCGACGGCCACAATATCGAGGCGGTCTGCCACACGCCGGAATAA